The Cellulosimicrobium cellulans genome contains the following window.
GCGCGTCCGCGCCCGTCCGGCCGCTCTCGACGTCGTCCGCGCCGTCCTCGACCGCGTACGCGCCCTCCTGGGCGGCCTGCCACGACTCGCCGGGGCGCGGCGAGCTGCGGCCCAGGAGGGTCGACACGACCTCGCCGCGCTCGCCCGCCTGCGCGGCGCGCTCCACGAGGCCGATCGCGTCGGGGAACGCCTTCGCGAGCCGCGGCAGGACGAGGGCGCTGTCGCCGGTCGTGCCCCCGTACATCGCCCCGAGCATCCCGACCTTCGCGTGGTCGCGCGTCGCGACCGCCCCCGACGCGACGATGCCCGCATACATGTCGCCCCCGCGCCCGGCCGCCGCCATGCGCTCGTCGTGCGCGAGCCCGGCCAGCACGCGCGGCTCGAGCTGCGCGGCGTCCGCGACGACGAGCCTCCAGCCCGGGTCGGCGACGACCGCGCGCCGCACCTGCTGGGGGAGCTGCAGCGCCCCGCCGCCGCTCGACGCCCACCGGCCCGTGACGACGCCGCCCACGACGTACTCGGTGCGGAACCGCCCGTCGTGGACCCACGTGTCGAGCCAGGACCAGCCGTTCGCGGTGAAGAGGCGTGAGAGCTTCTTGTACTCGAGCAGCGGCTCAACGACCGGGTGGTCGGCGCGCTCGAGCTCCCACTTGCGCAGCGACCGCACGCCGACGCCCGCGTACTGCAGGGCCTTGAGCAGGTCCGGGTGCGAGTCCGGGTTGAGGGTCGGTGGCGCGTCGAGGGCGACGCGGATGCGCGCGACGAGGTCCTCCATGCGGGCGGGCCGCTCGCCCGGTCGCGGACGCGGGCCCAGCGCGTCCGTGAGGATCGCGTCGTGCACGTCGGCGCGCCACGGGACGCCCGCGTGGTGCATCTCCGCGGCGACCAGCGCACCCGCCGACTCGGCGGCGAGCAGCATCCGCAGTCGCCCCGGTCCGCCCGGGCCGTCGGCGCCCGCGACCGCGGTGAGCTGGTCGCGCAGCTCCGCCACCGTGTCCAGCTCGACG
Protein-coding sequences here:
- a CDS encoding bifunctional 3'-5' exonuclease/DNA polymerase; the encoded protein is MSTYAVRMGPPDRARVEHVVDGPADPVRETWDDTNRWYPRLLAEGRRVERSHDLRLSHVLLRRSQLAAGSVLARRDPGPWDALAAVPAGREPTAVPRPVGLFELGPQDAPRVELDTVAELRDQLTAVAGADGPGGPGRLRMLLAAESAGALVAAEMHHAGVPWRADVHDAILTDALGPRPRPGERPARMEDLVARIRVALDAPPTLNPDSHPDLLKALQYAGVGVRSLRKWELERADHPVVEPLLEYKKLSRLFTANGWSWLDTWVHDGRFRTEYVVGGVVTGRWASSGGGALQLPQQVRRAVVADPGWRLVVADAAQLEPRVLAGLAHDERMAAAGRGGDMYAGIVASGAVATRDHAKVGMLGAMYGGTTGDSALVLPRLAKAFPDAIGLVERAAQAGERGEVVSTLLGRSSPRPGESWQAAQEGAYAVEDGADDVESGRTGADAQARARSYTRAWGRFTRNFVVQGTAAEWALCWLASIRRRLWELPLAATPGAAPAPFADRAHLVFFLHDEVVVHAPAELAETVADEVRAAAAEAGRLLFGEFPVDFPLTVAVVDHYAEAK